One stretch of Narcine bancroftii isolate sNarBan1 chromosome 8, sNarBan1.hap1, whole genome shotgun sequence DNA includes these proteins:
- the polr1d gene encoding DNA-directed RNA polymerases I and III subunit RPAC2 isoform X2, with translation MATVEGATKPVLEVVQAEGCDDTSVTFILHDEDHTLGNSLRYMIMKNPEVEFCGYSITHPSESKINFRIQTRGYSSLTSSSEKWMILIICEEFHLLILFVGDSMN, from the exons ATGGCAACGGTGGAGGGAGCGACGAAACCGGTGTTGGaagtg GTACAAGCAGAAGGGTGTGATGACACAAGTGTAACATTCATATTGCATGATGAAGACCACACTCTTGGGAATTCCCTACGATATATGATCATGAAGAA CCCGGAGGTAGAATTTTGTGGCTACAGCATCACTCATCCGTCAGAAAGCAAAATTAATTTTAGGATTCAAACAAGAG GTTATTCCTCATTGACATCATCCTCAGAGAAGTGGATGATCTTAATTATTTGC GAGGAATTCCATCTGTTGATCCTTTTCGTAGGGGACTCAATGAATTAA